Sequence from the Larimichthys crocea isolate SSNF chromosome XXIII, L_crocea_2.0, whole genome shotgun sequence genome:
caatatcACTACAGGCTTTCATAAACACATACTCTTGTGAGAGTgagattcataaaaaaacacattaaaaacatgttaagaaTATGCAATTTCTcttttcaaattatttattagatgtaaaaacaaacatgttttaagactACAGCCTGGAGCCATGGGtcaaaccacagactgtataaacaAACCTaactttgtatgtgtgtgtgtgtttatggatgtCCGTGAGACctaaagtcatattttagtttttggatATGAATAATTCACCacactggacacaaacacactcattgCTCCACTTCAGCCAAACCTCACAGTGAGCAGCTTTGTCAATCTTAGTGACAGATAATAACTCTGAGTGTTGTCTGGTGACTGAACGGATGCTTCATCACGGCTGAGCCTCGCTGCTCCAGTCAGGGATGGAGAAAGTCTTGGACTGTCTTTTCTGCTCTCCTATCGTGTAGTCCACGTGGATACATATATGTCTGCCACTTTCCTCCGAGGGATACATGCTGACCTCTCCGGTGACCACTGTGTCTTGCACCACATCCACCGGAGCGTCCAGGTACAGCACCGCTTGCTTCCAGTGAGTCTCCGGTTTGAACGGGGACGTGGAGAGCACCAGCGGCTTATCCGGGCATGGGAAAGTCACCGTGAAGTGAACACAGAAAGCGTTCACCGCCGCCGAGCCGAAAGACTCGCACCTGAACTTCCCCTTCACCGACCGCAGCTCCTCCACGGTGACGGAGTGCAAGTCGAGCTCTGCAAAGCGGGCCGGGTGGGAGAGCACGTCCTCGACGGTCACCGAGTTCACGGTGATGTCGGAGTTCATGATGCACGTCGTGGCGAAGTCGGACATGCAGGACATGTCGACGCCGTACTGGTCCTTGACGGTGTACCAGAAGTGTAAGCGGTCCTCCACCACCGGGTCGCTGATGGGCGCGATGTACAGCTCGGCTTTGCTGGGCAGGATGATGCCGCCCGGACTCAGCCACTTGTCGCGCGCGTACAGGACCGAGTTGAGCATGGACTCGTGCAGGAGGGCATAACCCATCCACTCGCTCACTatcacctccaccttctccgGTAGGTCCACCGTCTCCACCGTGCCGCGAATGACCTCGATTTTGTCCTCCATATTGTTCAGCTGAACTATTTTCACAGCCTGCTCGGCGATAGAGCAAGCCTCCACGGCGTAGACCTTCTTGGCTCCGGCCTGTACACAGAAAATGCTTAAAACGCCGGTTCCTGCCCCGACGTCCAGCACAACTTTACCACGTATGGACTCACTGTTCCTCAGTATCGCCATCCGGTACGTGTTAGTCCGGACGTGGTCCGCTATCATCTCCTCATGGATGGTCACATCAGTGTAGCTGTCAAAGTACAGTCTGTCCTGTCGGGTTTTgtccagttttcttttctttacaacaTGAGACATCTTCTCGGCTGTGATACTGCAACctctcagtgttttgttgagCTACTTCCGCATTGTGAAATCTGGGACTTGTAGTTTTCCCGCCGCACACACTACGAGAGGCACATTTTTAAGTAAACTACAATTCCCTGAACCAAACCACAGTGACGTGGTGGTCGGATTGTTGCGTTCAAGGTCAGGGAAACGATGGTACAAATGAGCTTCCATTGGGTCGAGGAGACAAGCGGagcttctcttctgtctccagCTCGCCACAGAAGTTTGAAATGTGGCACTTGATAGTTTGGCGTTTCTGGGTAGACCAAATTACCAGGAATGTGCACATAAATAATTATAAGTGCAATTATTATTGCTTTGTCTTTGAGGAGAACAGGCCTACATTGACTACTTTGACAttgacatttattcatttatttgtttgtttagttattatatatatttgttattgcATCTACTGGACAAaatattattagttttattatataatgtattattatagaAACTATATACACtgctactttttttattttgtgtttttatagtttcTTTCTTCTGCAACTGTTAGAAACTTGCATAAGTAACTGAAAAGTGCACATATTTGAGAAAATTATGCAATATTCTCAAATATTGTAATAAAGCtgaattttttaaatgactaaatatttGGTTGTTCACTATCAATTTAGAAGCTTAGTTTGGAGGATCTGCCTTTTTAAGCTTTCCACATGGGCTTCCAAACACCTCAAAGTATGTCATGTTAATACAGGAATGTACAGTGTAACATTCACTGTGCACCACATGCTGCTAGAtgataaagaaacattttcttcatacaGTCTCCTGTTAGACTCCCTTTGTGAGGCTTTACATTCCTGAGTACATCCattaaaatcaaacaataaaCTATCTAAAGCATTTTGCTTTATATAATTAACACATGGTCCAGTCACCAATGTACAATTGCCTATCTCATGACAAGCTGCATAGCACAGAGTGGCCATCACCAGTTTTGAGTGTTCCCCAAAGTTATGGCAGGCAGAATACAACTGCTCTCTGCAGACAGCCCAATGTGACCCTCCCCACTTTGTTTCAGAGACCTTTAGTAAAAGATACTGGACAAATCAGCAAGAGCTGTATCCTGTTTCATTAatatgaaaagaagaaacaaagaaagaagcagTGGGATGAGATGTGACAGTGGGTAttttgttgtgttcacagtgtAATACAAGGAATGTGAAATAATAgcattgtaaaataaaaggaaTATTGCTGgggaatttgtgtgtgtgggtgggtgaaTAGGTGGGAGTATGTGCGTGctttcacatttacatgttaCTTCTAAATTTGTATCCAATGCTGCCTTTAAAGCACAGACACCCCTGGGAAAAAGTGTGTATTTAATAATTCTTTTCAAAACTATATAGAGATTAAAGTGAGGAAATAATTCAGCATGAACTGAATTGTTTTCAACCTTATTAACGGAAGCAACAACCATCAAGGGAAATGAGGCATGCTTTTGTAGTAAACATTGACTTTATATTCAGTTTCACTTTTCCCTTTTGGCTATATTTGATTTATGTTAAACCAGAAACACAGTAACACCAATCATTATCTAAATGCAATGTGGTCCTAAAGAGAGCCAACTACTAAAGCTGGACGCCCACATCTGACTGGTCAAAAACAAAATTGGACTACGATGGAGGAATTGTAATATACAATAGCATAGATTACTGGACCGTGATATACTGACAGCGGAAGTCAGATTGCGATTCTATGCACTTGGCAGGAGGGTATGCAGGCGTTGTAGCTGgtagacagaacagacagacaagcagctGTTGGCCATgttgtcctctcctcctctcaagCTTCAGGTAGAACTGCTGCCAGGCCCAGACACACAGCCAACACCCAGCTCCCAGTGAGATGCCTGGCACAATTTACCTTTATCCTTAAAGTAAATGACAATGTGTCTGTATTCATGCAGAGACTAAAGTCTGATATCCAACTAGTTGTTACAGGCAGTCCAGCTTGAGGTCAGCATAGGCAAAGTAATCTACAGAAAGTTGCATGTACATGATTGGCCAGCACAGTGCCAATATTTTTTGAAAGGATCGATATCTATATTCTACATAATATATCTACAATATCTGCACATGGCAAGTGTGGTACGGTGACAGATTGGCAAATACAACACTGTTAATTGCAAGTTTGTGATGGGACAGGAGCTCCAATCCTTTGCATGAAAGTTAGGCTTGCtacatccaccaccaccacaccccaACGACTTCTGCCTCACTGCTGCCACATTGCgatttaaatgtaaatcataAGATAGAACCGCCAAGCACAAATAATTTACTAGTACACTGCTGTTTTGTTAGTTATACAGTTTGTCTTCTTGCATGCAAATGAACAGGAACACCTCCTCACCTTATACTACGTGCAGTCCAGTTCCAAACACTGCTTGTAAAATCAGAATACCTCTCCATTCTCAAATGAGTGTATGCCTTTTAAAAAGGCATATATTTGCACAGATATGCCCTCTTTAATTAAAGTTGGCCAATTCctgtttgcacatttaaattgtAGTCCCGCATACAAACGATTGTGGATATGATCATGTCTAAGGAAAACCAAAGGAGTGTCTGAGCGTATGTGTGGCAGTGTCCTGTTTGTGCTTGAGACACGTGCAAATCCAAGCGATAATGACGGCGGCAGGAGAGGTGGTGGAGAAAGCAGGGTGGATGAGGGTTGGTCGAGCATGGCAGGAACGGGTAAAAGCCGAATCACTTTGGACAATGAGGGCTATCATGGAAAAATCAATAACCATCTTCCCCCCGTCCTCTTGTCCCTCAAGCGCCAAAACTTTTGGGTGGACACCTAATCATagaattaatgtgtgtgtgtctttagtgGAGAGAAGGAATGTTTTCATATCacgaagaaagagagaggcaaagtGGGAGGCTATatcagtaaaataaagaaagtgaaataaacaataagTGATAAAGTGAATATGTATCTAAACAGGATagtgagatgaagaagaagaagcactgTGTGGGCTCTTTGTACTGGAAGCCCATCAGCAGCTGTTCCTCTTTGTGGCcagctgctgtcagcatgcACGGCCTCATGGGAACTGCCTGCGTCCTGTCAGTATTACTGGACCTGtcagctgctgcaacaaacacacatacacataaacacacacacacacaccaagcttGCATACTTAGATATGTATACACACCTATAGCAACCTGCacaaacagcatgcagaggCCATGCAAGACATCTCAGCCTATAATGCCCcgttacacacatgcacatacggTATAGAATATATGCATGCATATGGGAATGCACACATCAGTTTTGGTGTCATTATCACCTATTTCAGAGGAAGGCAGACTGCTGAGCAACAAATACAAAGGTGCAATGGCTTTATATTGATTGTTCCCAGGAATCAATAGCAGGCTACTTTGATATCTCACTCCCTAAGAAAGAGCCCACATCTGTGAATGCTGGTGTGTCATAACACACTTTCCATCTCTTATTCACCTCCGTATTCACCCCTTTCCTACAGCAAACCTAATTCATCTCACCCAAAAGACAGTTTCACGCATGGATCCATCTGGATGCCTTTTCCAAGTATGTGTTATCTAGTTTCATGCTTTGACATCTCCCTATATGGACACAGTGTGTGCCAGTACTTATCAGTGGAAAAGTTATAACAACGGCCAGAGTGAGATTTCCTGCACCAGCCGTTTTCATTCCCCTCGTTTGTACAGTCCACAAACcactgcacatgcacacaccaccaCATCAAGCCTGCCTCCTTTCAGTTGCCCCAACCAATCACTTTATAGGATCTTGGCTTGTCAATCCAGAACCTTAGTAATCAATTCATTAATTACATCCCTTTCCCTGCAGACTCACTTTCCTCATGCCACCCTAGTATCTGTTACATTACAGTGCAATTAGATTAAATTACTAAGTACAACCTGCATGTGACAGCCGTTATGGCAGCATCGAGGGGGGTATTATGCTGACTCCATGACAAACCTACTGCGCAATttgtaaaatggaaatattgtcTGTTTGTTAATGGAGGTTATTTGATAAGTTCATAAATGAGGAGATATTGTGATAGTCCCATCAGGAttccacaaataaaaatgtgaatgtctGAGACAGTTATGCTGgttgaaaataatattttactatatcctacagacataaaaaataaatggtcCATTATGACCAATTGTTATGTTCATTTATCAGTAAAGGACAAAAGGGCCTGCAAGACACATTACATCTTTagaggaatagtttgacatttaggAAATACATGTATTTGCTTACTTGCCGAGAGTTACAGAAGATGAGAGGATCAATACTGCTCTGATGTCTGTATGCTTAAAAAGAAGCTAGAGTCAGCTGATGATTAGCTTAACTTAGCATAAGGATctacaattttatttgtttcaagtttttattctAAGCCAATCACATGCTGCCTTGTTTCATATTTAGCTACCGATACCATTATAGTGACTCTATGATGctctaataatataataataataatgtaaagaaAGCCAGACTTAGTATTGACATTTTTGACCCGATGATGGTGCTAGATTCGATTCCAAGTTTGCAAAGCCACTAGACTCCTTCCTCTGGGCATCATGATTGTCCATCTAACATTTGTTGAGATTTTAGTCTGGATCAAAGTGATTGCCCCATGAGACTGAGTGACATTGCCTTAACTATGCCGCATGGCTAAAAAAGGCCAAAACCTCCACCTCTGTAGACAGTAATCCACTGAACTCTCTCAACTATgactgaatgtgtttgtcataccagcaacaacagcaataaaggTTATCATTAACATTACACCACTCTATTTTTATATAGAGACCTGCAACACTGTGTACACAAACTGCTACATCAATAGCACAATGCTTTCTTTTGGTAAATATTTTGGTAAATATATACTATTGCTCAAAGAATTTTGAGTCACCAGTTATATAGACATGTTCCTTTATACCTTCAATAATAGTTATTTTACACAGATaaatttgatacatttgaaatagttttgGCCCAAAAAGAAGACTAGTGAATAAGCCTTTGTTTCCCCTGAACTTTTTTGCAAACCCTTcatacaaaaaaagatgaattactATAACCTAAAAGAACGAAAGACCATTCAAAAATACAGAGCAGTTTTCTCATCCGTCTGATTGTACCAGATGAAGCTTTTGTGACGGGTAACCCTAACCTTTTGAACTGTAgtaatgtaaaagtaaaaccGTTTTAACAAAATAATGGACATATGAAATCCTCGTGGTTTGTAGTTAAGTGTCTAGAAGTTTCTCCTCAACATCATGTTGTGTTCTGTACAAGACAGGGCTACCTGATAATCCCGCCTTGTACGTGAGGCGTCGactcttcttctacttcttctacAATAACATCAGGACGAGGACTATGGATCACCAGCGAGCCACACCAACTGCAGAACACCAAGAAATCAATTCTGCCTCCAATCTTTTTCTATGAGAAGCAAGTAATTCACTTGTGGTGCAAAGCAAGCACGCCACATGAGGCAAAGGGCAAGGGATGAGTTGAAAATTCAGTCAACTTCATGCAAATGCATGCTGTGTCAATCCATTTGACCAAAGGGGATAACATTTCTTCacagaaaagtgtgtgaaagCTTAGTATCTTTCCATCACATATTAACCTGTcactaatcatggatgtatacACATGCTACATGCAGGAGCAGATTGATACTGAGATCCAAACAATGCAGTGGCTAAGCCTAAAGATAATAAACatgtggaaacagctagcctagctctgtccaaaggtggAGAAAATCCACCTACCGCCACCTCTCAgcaaaacaaattttatttttgtatttcccAATATGTCAAAATATTCCTTCAAAACAGATAACTTGGTTCGACTCAAGTGGAATCACTCTTTCTAACATGCGTCAACGCATCCATTACCAAACACTTAAGTTATGGCCTGATGTGACTGGATCTGTGATCTGTCTCCAGCTGTTTATCTACccttgttcatgtttttttatgggGTGAATCAATTGTGATTACGCAtcttaaaaatctgaaaactaCAATATACATCATGTTATACGTTAATTTGGTGTAAATAATGATTTGCAAAATGCATCATGAGCATGTTGTGCTCGTGCATATGCTAatttatgacaaaaataaagGTGCAAAACTGGGATTCATACAATACATagtgttactgtatgtgtcagGGGGATTTCCATAATAACGACAACACAGAAATGTAATGAGTAATGTTTGTGCTAGCAAAATTTGCATCGTTACCTCCTGTGTTCTGCTGTCGGTTTTAATTCTGCTCATGTACTTTGGGCCAAGTCTAAGTCATTCACTGGGAAAGAATTAATTTGGAAGCGCTGTCACCTGCCATGATTAGACCCATTACTTGTTTACTGCCTCCaaggcagcgtgtgtgtgttggctttTGTAGCCTAAGTA
This genomic interval carries:
- the prmt6 gene encoding protein arginine N-methyltransferase 6, whose protein sequence is MSHVVKKRKLDKTRQDRLYFDSYTDVTIHEEMIADHVRTNTYRMAILRNSESIRGKVVLDVGAGTGVLSIFCVQAGAKKVYAVEACSIAEQAVKIVQLNNMEDKIEVIRGTVETVDLPEKVEVIVSEWMGYALLHESMLNSVLYARDKWLSPGGIILPSKAELYIAPISDPVVEDRLHFWYTVKDQYGVDMSCMSDFATTCIMNSDITVNSVTVEDVLSHPARFAELDLHSVTVEELRSVKGKFRCESFGSAAVNAFCVHFTVTFPCPDKPLVLSTSPFKPETHWKQAVLYLDAPVDVVQDTVVTGEVSMYPSEESGRHICIHVDYTIGEQKRQSKTFSIPDWSSEAQP